The Candidatus Nitrosotenuis cloacae genome contains a region encoding:
- a CDS encoding 50S ribosomal protein L23: protein MNTSQATKIIIRPYITEKTFALIEKDSRICFIVDIDASKASIKEAVKTLYEQDAIDVNTARTISGKKAFVKFESVEKARDLATKIGML, encoded by the coding sequence ATGAACACAAGCCAGGCAACAAAGATAATCATCCGACCGTACATCACGGAAAAAACATTTGCACTAATTGAAAAAGACAGCAGAATCTGTTTCATCGTGGACATTGATGCAAGCAAGGCATCTATCAAAGAGGCAGTAAAGACCCTCTATGAGCAGGATGCAATCGATGTCAACACGGCAAGAACAATATCTGGCAAAAAGGCCTTTGTCAAATTCGAATCTGTTGAAAAAGCAAGAGACCTCGCAACAAAGATAGGAATGCTATAA
- the rpl4p gene encoding 50S ribosomal protein L4, whose translation MKAQSYSLTGTKQDDVELPKVFSTPFREDLIHKAFVNLDSHHYQRQGRHPSAGQDVVAMSNDPPTGHHQARVARIRGGGPRRGQAAAVAMVRGGRQAHPPTSEKIVYKKLNKKENKLALCSAIAATASKDIVASRGHVVDKVPSFPLIVSDDIEKISKAKEISKVLDALNLSGDIKRLESRKARSGRSSLRGRATKIGKSILFVTKDPKNLEKACGSFLGVDVRAANALSVLDLAPGANPIRLTVYSKSAISELEKINSAHLELMEALQ comes from the coding sequence ATGAAGGCACAATCTTACTCCTTGACTGGAACAAAACAGGACGACGTGGAACTGCCAAAGGTATTCTCCACTCCGTTCAGAGAGGATTTGATTCACAAGGCATTTGTAAATCTTGATTCACACCATTACCAAAGACAGGGCAGACACCCAAGCGCAGGCCAAGACGTAGTTGCAATGTCCAACGACCCGCCAACAGGCCACCACCAAGCAAGAGTTGCAAGAATCAGGGGCGGCGGACCGCGACGAGGACAGGCAGCAGCAGTGGCAATGGTAAGGGGCGGAAGACAAGCGCACCCACCAACATCTGAAAAGATAGTCTACAAAAAGCTCAACAAAAAGGAAAACAAACTGGCGCTGTGCTCAGCAATTGCGGCAACTGCATCAAAGGACATCGTCGCATCACGAGGCCACGTAGTAGACAAGGTTCCATCATTCCCACTAATCGTATCTGATGACATTGAAAAGATATCAAAGGCAAAAGAGATCTCCAAAGTGCTTGACGCGCTGAATCTGTCTGGCGACATAAAGCGACTTGAAAGCAGAAAGGCACGATCCGGAAGATCATCACTCAGGGGCAGGGCAACAAAGATTGGAAAAAGCATCCTGTTTGTAACAAAGGATCCAAAAAACCTGGAAAAGGCTTGCGGCTCATTCCTTGGCGTGGACGTAAGGGCGGCAAACGCGCTGTCCGTACTTGACTTGGCACCTGGAGCAAACCCAATCCGACTCACAGTATACTCTAAATCTGCAATCAGCGAGCTGGAAAAGATAAACTCGGCACACCTAGAACTAATGGAGGCACTACAATGA
- a CDS encoding 30S ribosomal protein S19 yields the protein MVKEFDYRGIPLEQLQNMSLEKLFEIFPARARRSLTRGITDGKRKLIEEIKLDKAGKSKNPIKTHIRDLIILPYMVGVTVSVFSGKEFVPVTITPHMIGHFVGEYVRTNKRVQHGAPGVGASRSSLYVPLK from the coding sequence ATGGTTAAAGAGTTCGACTATAGGGGAATCCCGCTAGAACAGCTACAGAACATGTCGCTAGAGAAACTATTTGAGATCTTCCCAGCCAGAGCAAGACGATCACTTACCAGAGGAATCACCGACGGAAAGAGAAAGCTCATCGAGGAGATAAAACTCGACAAGGCAGGAAAATCCAAAAACCCAATCAAGACCCACATCAGGGATCTCATCATTTTGCCCTACATGGTAGGAGTTACAGTTAGCGTATTTTCAGGAAAAGAGTTCGTACCAGTTACAATAACACCACACATGATTGGCCACTTTGTTGGCGAATATGTCAGAACCAATAAACGAGTTCAGCATGGTGCACCAGGCGTAGGCGCATCACGATCCAGTCTATACGTCCCATTGAAGTGA
- a CDS encoding 50S ribosomal protein L22, which translates to MPHFGYAFQNFDATKHVRASVREKDISHKHAREIAKMIQGLSIEKARDNLQEVVALKRAVPFRRFKNEVGHKSDTGVMSGRYPQKAATEFIRLLDNLEANAEYKGMDLDRLKIVSANTHKGVIVKRFTPRAQGRATPKNNVLTHIELVAQEA; encoded by the coding sequence ATGCCGCACTTTGGTTACGCTTTTCAAAATTTTGACGCGACAAAACACGTCCGCGCATCCGTCCGAGAGAAGGACATCTCGCACAAGCACGCCCGTGAGATTGCAAAGATGATCCAGGGACTTTCAATTGAAAAAGCACGTGACAACCTGCAAGAGGTAGTCGCACTAAAGCGCGCAGTTCCATTTAGACGATTCAAAAACGAGGTCGGCCACAAGTCTGACACAGGTGTGATGTCTGGTCGTTACCCACAAAAGGCAGCAACCGAGTTCATCCGACTGCTGGACAACTTGGAGGCAAACGCCGAGTACAAGGGCATGGACCTTGACAGACTAAAGATAGTCTCTGCAAACACCCACAAGGGTGTGATAGTAAAGAGATTCACTCCTCGTGCACAAGGCAGGGCAACTCCAAAGAACAACGTCCTGACACATATTGAGCTGGTGGCTCAGGAAGCATAG
- a CDS encoding DUF371 domain-containing protein has protein sequence MRFEIPFSGHRNVRAFHPRTIEITTEPDLTPQGDCIIGVSAQCGCKDIPDEIKERIKRSDSKITITIQVNETLFTVSGRGHEELKLENPHDIVIRKSDYVCPRTLAINCDVASDDIPRDMIKQLQDPKTTGLFVIEVT, from the coding sequence GTGCGATTTGAGATTCCATTTTCTGGTCATCGCAATGTAAGAGCATTTCATCCACGCACAATTGAGATCACGACCGAGCCGGATCTCACGCCGCAGGGCGACTGCATAATCGGCGTGAGCGCGCAATGTGGATGCAAGGACATACCAGATGAGATCAAAGAAAGGATCAAGCGATCAGACTCGAAAATAACAATCACCATACAGGTAAACGAGACTTTGTTCACAGTTAGCGGAAGAGGACATGAGGAGCTAAAGCTGGAAAATCCGCACGACATAGTGATCAGAAAGAGCGACTATGTGTGTCCGAGAACTCTTGCAATCAACTGCGATGTTGCATCAGACGACATTCCGCGCGACATGATAAAGCAGTTGCAGGATCCAAAAACAACCGGCCTGTTTGTAATAGAGGTCACTTGA
- a CDS encoding putative RNA uridine N3 methyltransferase: MNISIAIPDSSLRDESTNLDKSRKVSLIARACAIFRVNTIFVYDETSGNYDDRFLLSTILKYLETPQYLRRDLFPKMDELKYAGVMHPLQIPHHSLSSKIEDLKVGDIREGAVVYYKAKKYVDIGVHKLIPYFGKEYEKKRVTVQIKTLEPEITVKEISEFHIKQYWGYKVKERPSLLKILEEWNGNILLTSRKGKEATLKQVQEYAKSEKPLLIAFGGPDRGLYDILGKKINEIQNTKTLNFFPNQATETVRLEEAMIGILSILNFANSN, translated from the coding sequence TTGAATATCTCCATCGCAATTCCAGACTCGTCGCTCCGTGATGAATCGACCAACCTTGACAAGTCGCGCAAGGTGTCACTAATCGCAAGGGCGTGCGCAATATTTCGCGTAAACACAATTTTTGTCTACGACGAAACAAGCGGCAACTACGACGACAGATTCCTGCTTTCCACCATTCTGAAATACCTGGAGACTCCGCAGTATCTGCGACGAGACCTCTTTCCAAAGATGGACGAGCTCAAGTATGCCGGAGTGATGCACCCACTGCAGATCCCGCACCACTCACTGTCTTCTAAAATCGAGGACCTCAAAGTCGGAGACATACGGGAGGGCGCAGTGGTGTACTACAAGGCAAAAAAATACGTTGACATCGGAGTGCACAAACTGATTCCGTACTTTGGAAAGGAATACGAAAAGAAGCGAGTCACAGTACAAATCAAGACACTCGAGCCGGAGATTACAGTAAAGGAGATCTCTGAATTTCACATCAAGCAGTACTGGGGCTACAAGGTAAAGGAAAGACCAAGCCTGCTCAAAATCCTCGAAGAATGGAACGGCAACATCCTCCTGACTTCAAGAAAGGGAAAGGAGGCGACGCTAAAGCAGGTGCAAGAGTACGCAAAATCCGAAAAGCCACTGCTGATTGCATTTGGCGGCCCTGATCGAGGCCTGTATGACATACTCGGCAAAAAGATAAACGAGATCCAAAACACAAAGACGCTCAACTTTTTCCCAAACCAGGCAACTGAGACCGTCCGACTCGAGGAGGCCATGATTGGCATACTCTCGATTCTGAACTTTGCAAACTCAAATTAA
- a CDS encoding 50S ribosomal protein L3, translated as MGHRKHSQPRRGSLGYLPRGRAKSMEARIRSWPEITSEQPKLLGYAGFKVGCIQVVSIDDRDRTPNHGKQLVSLGTVVATPPISVIGIRAYHEDTYGAHALFDVYSTDMPKEVSRIFTIKQKEGTIERAEKLLGKVSELFAIVAVLPKTAGISQKKPYIFEVAVKGGDIKKQFEFLKGLFGKQVKVEEVFELGSSVDVASISKGKGWEGPITRWGVKRKQHKSRKSVRAVGSLGPISPASIMYTVPRAGQRGFHQRVEYNKRIMIMSNTEKSEFKINPSGGFKHYGFVNGDFVVLKGSIPGTYRRLVKFRSQIRNIPSKVLKPNVLEIMT; from the coding sequence ATGGGTCATAGAAAACATAGTCAGCCACGTCGTGGAAGTCTTGGATATCTGCCTAGAGGACGTGCCAAGAGCATGGAGGCACGAATTAGAAGCTGGCCAGAGATTACATCTGAGCAACCAAAGCTGCTAGGCTATGCAGGATTCAAGGTCGGATGCATACAGGTTGTAAGCATCGACGACAGAGACAGAACACCAAACCATGGAAAACAACTGGTCAGTCTTGGAACGGTTGTCGCAACTCCGCCAATCTCAGTTATCGGAATCAGAGCGTACCATGAGGACACTTATGGCGCACACGCACTGTTTGACGTGTACAGCACCGACATGCCAAAAGAGGTTTCCAGAATATTCACAATCAAACAAAAAGAAGGCACAATCGAGCGAGCAGAAAAACTACTTGGAAAGGTAAGCGAGCTGTTTGCAATAGTTGCAGTCCTGCCAAAAACTGCAGGAATCTCACAAAAAAAGCCGTACATCTTTGAAGTTGCAGTAAAAGGCGGCGATATCAAAAAACAATTTGAATTTCTAAAGGGATTATTTGGAAAACAAGTCAAAGTAGAGGAAGTCTTTGAGCTTGGCTCCAGCGTTGACGTAGCATCCATCTCAAAAGGAAAGGGATGGGAAGGCCCAATCACCAGATGGGGCGTAAAACGAAAACAACACAAATCAAGAAAGAGCGTCAGAGCCGTAGGTTCTCTTGGCCCAATCTCTCCGGCAAGCATCATGTACACCGTACCACGTGCGGGTCAGAGGGGATTCCATCAAAGAGTGGAATACAACAAGAGAATCATGATAATGAGCAACACCGAGAAAAGCGAATTCAAGATAAACCCGTCAGGCGGATTCAAGCACTATGGTTTTGTTAACGGCGACTTTGTAGTACTCAAAGGATCAATTCCTGGAACATACAGAAGACTAGTCAAGTTCAGATCACAAATTCGAAACATTCCATCCAAGGTCCTCAAACCAAACGTACTGGAGATAATGACATGA
- a CDS encoding archaeal proteasome endopeptidase complex subunit alpha, whose amino-acid sequence MLPSQQGYDRAITIFSPDGRLYQVEYAIETVRRGAIAVGIKSKDGVVIAVEEKPRKLQISETAHKIFRIDDHIGFAAAGYIPDARSQADNARFFAQSNRIVYDEAVDVETVAKHLADQCQQYTQFGGARPFGVALIIAGVDSYGNSLFLTDPSGTYIAYDAVAIGAGSDQANEFLEKNYKADMSLEDAGALATACIYIASDQKDGTDHIRMSQIKSSTKQFETVTPEQVENYAKVGKQKFPIPNP is encoded by the coding sequence TTGCTTCCTTCTCAACAAGGCTATGATAGAGCTATTACGATATTTTCCCCAGACGGACGACTCTACCAGGTAGAGTACGCAATTGAAACAGTAAGACGCGGAGCAATTGCAGTTGGAATCAAAAGCAAGGACGGAGTTGTAATTGCAGTGGAGGAAAAACCACGCAAGCTGCAAATCTCAGAGACTGCACACAAGATATTTCGAATTGATGATCACATTGGATTTGCAGCAGCCGGATACATTCCGGATGCAAGAAGCCAGGCAGACAACGCAAGATTCTTTGCGCAAAGCAACCGAATCGTCTACGACGAAGCAGTCGATGTTGAGACTGTCGCAAAACACCTTGCAGACCAATGCCAGCAATACACGCAGTTTGGCGGAGCAAGACCTTTTGGCGTAGCACTAATCATTGCAGGAGTTGACTCTTATGGCAACTCGCTGTTTCTGACTGACCCGAGCGGAACCTACATCGCATACGATGCGGTTGCAATCGGAGCCGGCTCAGACCAGGCAAACGAGTTCCTCGAGAAAAACTACAAGGCAGACATGTCACTTGAGGATGCGGGAGCACTGGCAACAGCGTGCATCTACATTGCAAGCGACCAAAAAGACGGCACCGACCACATCAGAATGTCACAAATCAAGTCGTCCACAAAGCAGTTTGAGACAGTAACACCAGAACAAGTTGAAAACTATGCCAAAGTAGGAAAGCAAAAGTTCCCAATTCCAAATCCTTAG